Proteins encoded within one genomic window of Fusarium musae strain F31 chromosome 4, whole genome shotgun sequence:
- a CDS encoding hypothetical protein (EggNog:ENOG41) produces MSGSLMPRPSSFSIDNLLTQANSARLIHDPAQSDDWAWKAWARTESFKRTTYLHLRGAAGNVDIDRSVPVLISKVMEKLPQRWNKCNHRACHNTNARSVYHIDTAPRDVADWNDWLAVCYLGTHSSTPVPNERSKGYQWRPAYRKC; encoded by the exons ATGTCAGGCTCACTGATGCCGAGACCTTCGTCCTTCAGCATCGACAATCTACTCACCCAGGCGAACTCGGCGAGACTTATTCATGACCCAGCGCAGAGCGATGATTGGGCGTGGAAGGCATGGGCTCGAACAGAAAGCTTTAAGAG AACCACTTATTTGCACCTCCGTGGTGCAGCTGGAAATGTCGACATCGATCGATCTGTACCGGTCCTCATCAGCAAAGTCATGGAGAAGCTGCCGCAACGCTGGAACAAGTGCAACCACAGAGCCTGTCATAATACGAATGCACGCTCCGTCTATCACATTGACACCGCTCCAAGAGACGTCGCCGATTGGAATGACTGGCTTGCTGTCTGCTATCTGGGCACgcattcttcaacaccagTACCAAACGAGAGGAGCAAGGGATATCAGTGGAGACCAGCCTACCGCAAGTGCTGA
- a CDS encoding hypothetical protein (EggNog:ENOG41), whose product MASPTFIYGLVGAAVALTLYWLLRIGRRDPRMPPGPPTVPILGNMHMIPTTGLGKKFMEWSLQYGKIFSLKIGSGNIIVICDRKAVHELLDKKGSIYSDRPPNIVPLFITRGDHMTMECQSPSWREKRTVVTRNLNPKSLDEKHFRVQETEAVILMNRLLDDPSNFYSYSRLYASSVAAILAWGFRATTLDSFWYKDVSAMIEKWLEAIEPGATPPVDLIPWLWYIPGKWKSRVYKMRDHMDKVWSQARAMVDDRRARGDRRECMIDMKLDEYEKNGWPMSQHAFNNLFGELMEAGADTTANQILTLILALAKYP is encoded by the exons ATGGCCTCCCCTACGTTTATCTACGGCCTTGTAGGTGCCGCAGTCGCTCTAACGCTATATTGGCTGCTCCGGATTGGCAGACGGGATCCTCGAATGCCTCCGGGGCCTCCTACGGTTCCGATCCTGGGCAACATGCACATGATTCCAACCACCGGCCTCGGAAAGAA GTTTATGGAATGGTCTCTGCAGTACGGCAAAATCTTCTCTCTCAAAATCGGCTCCGGCAACATCATTGTCATTTGCGATCGTAAAGCCGTACACGAGcttctcgacaagaaggGCAGCATCTACTCAGATCGGCCTCCTAACATCGTCCCGCTCTTCATCACGAGAGGTGATCATATGACCATGGAGTGTCAGAGTCCATCTTGGCGAGAGAAGAGAACTGTCGTGACACGCAATTTGAACCCAAAATCTTTAGATGAGAAGCACTTCAGAGTGCAGGAGACTGA GGCCGTTATCTTGATGAACCGTCTTTTGGATGACCCCAGCAATTTCTACTCGTACTCACGCCTGTACGCCTCTTCCGTGGCTGCTATCCTGGCCTGGGGTTTCCGAGCGACCACTCTGGATTCATTCTGGTACAAGGATGTCTCTGCCATGATCGAAAAG TGGCTCGAGGCGATCGAACCCGGTGCCACGCCTCCCGTCGACCTCATCCCGTGGCTTTGGTACATCCCTGGAAAATGGAAGTCCCGCGTCTACAAAATGCGAGACCACATGGATAAAGTCTGGAGCCAAGCACGAGCAATGGTCGATGACCGACGTGCTCGAGGTGATCGTCGAGAGTGTATGATCGATATGAAGTTGGATGAGTATGAAAAGAACGGCTGGCCTATGTCGCAGCACGCCTTCAACAATCTTTTTGGCGAATTGATGGAAGCAGGTGCTGATACCACGGCCAATCAGATTCTTACtttgatcttggctttggcgaAATATCCTTAG
- a CDS encoding hypothetical protein (EggNog:ENOG41), whose translation MVAAIKRREPATDPQKVFHYTDLQRTKPTRENDPYEYLAGWGNRHQSEVIPGTLPAGQNNPQDRGFGLYTEGITYSAFAAPRGLNMSTYMYRARPSAAHQGYSNIETKSHIENCFLSLNPKVEPLYQQAEWSPFPLPGDDEVVDFTDGLHTLAGSGDPNLRQGIAVYVYMINASMVNKAYCNTDGDFLITPQLGIIDIQTEMGRLFVQPGEICVIQRGVRFRINLAEGVPVARGHIAEVWGSMWELPDLGPIGGHGLANPRDFLYPVAYIDEDLHVPFKIVVKNNGKHVAISQDHSPFDVVAWHGNAVPYKYDLTKFASQNSTSIDHTDPSINTVLTAKSFDPHVPLADYLWFGPRWDVASNSLRAPYYHRNSATEMLACIYGAGLGRSDDFLPGGCSYEGGHTPHGGFGEEYITESILQHNEPRRILENQMTIMVESSRTFLFTEYAREICGVLHKQATDYRVWDNLPDRFSAHPLTKQLLERVAKDKASQKKAVDYYHSVQLLDAKGQPTQVLPHETNGHAKISAVDAAVWN comes from the exons GGCAACCGCCATCAATCAGAAGTCATCCCCGGGACTCTCCCCGCCGGCCAGAACAACCCCCAAGACAGAGGTTTTGGTCTGTACACTGAGGGTATCACCTACTCTGCTTTCGCAGCTCCTCGCGGCCTCAACATGAGCACCTACATGTATCGCGCTCGACCATCAGCTGCGCACCAGGGGTATTCTAATATCGAGACAAAGTCTCATATTGAGAATTGCTTTTTGTCGCTGAACCCCAAGGTTGAGCCGCTGTATCAACAGGCTGAGTGGTCGCCTTTTCCGCTGCCGGGGGATGATGAAGTGGTTGATTTTACGGATGGTTTGCATACGCTTGCTGGGAGTGGGGATCCAAATCTTAGACAGGGTATTGCTGTTTATGTCTATATGATCAATGCTTCTATGGTCAACAAGGCATATTGCAACACAGACGGCGACTTTCTCATCACTCCTCAGCTCGGCATCATAGACATTCAAACAGAGATGGGTCGCCTCTTCGTCCAGCCAGGCGAGATCTGTGTTATCCAGCGTGGTGTACGCTTTCGCATCAATCTTGCAGAGGGCGTCCCCGTTGCTCGTGGGCACATCGCCGAAGTCTGGGGATCTATGTGGGAGCTTCCTGACCTAGGACCCATCGGGGGACATGGGTTGGCCAACCCACGAGACTTTCTTTACCCTGTCGCGTATATCGACGAGGATCTGCATGTGCCTTTCAAAATTGTTGTCAAGAATAACGGAAAGCATGTTGCCATCAGTCAGGATCATAGTCCGTTTGATGTGGTTGCGTGGCATGGGAATGCAGTTCCCTACAAG TACGATTTGACAAAGTTTGCGTCTCAGAACAGCACCAGTATTGATCACACTGACCCGAGTATCAATACTGTGTTGACGGCAAAGTCTTTCGACCCTCATGTTCCGCTCGCAGACTATCTCTGGTTTGGTCCACGATGGGACGTAGCTAGCAACTCTTTGCGTGCACCTTACTATCACCGAAACAGCGCGACCGAGATGTTGGCTTGTATCTATGGAGCAGGCCTCGGCCGGTCCGATGACTTCTTGCCCGGTGGTTGCAGCTACGAGGGCGGACATACTCCACATGGCGGCTTTGGTGAGGAGTACATCACGGAATCTATCTTGCAGCACAACGAACCACGCAGGATCCTAGAGA ATCAAATGACCATCATGGTTGAATCGTCTCGCACATTCCTGTTCACAGAGTACGCACGAGAGATCTGCGGTGTTCTCCACAAGCAAGCCACCGACTATCGAGTTTGGGATAATCTTCCCGATCGCTTTTCGGCACATCCTTTGACCAAGCAGCTGCTTGAACGTGTTGCGAAGGATAAGGCgagccagaagaaggcgGTTGACTACTATCATTCTGTTCAGTTGCTAGACGCCAAGGGTCAGCCTACCCAAGTGCTCCCCCATGAAACTAATGGCCATGCAAAGATTAGCGCAGTCGATGCAGCGGTTTGGAACTAG